Proteins co-encoded in one Streptomyces sp. JH34 genomic window:
- a CDS encoding DUF5667 domain-containing protein: MIANVSAHRRANAFAQALEEQSPKGAAAVQPEDPAEPADHGPLLALANGLGELPEPEFDPEVKVVQRAQLVAAMETMFAEGGASTGPTVPEQRSKGAHRASPIRRLRPRSRWAKGLTAGGLTVGVAAGAFGGVAAASSDALPGDSLYPLKRGMEDISRGMASNDADRGEAYLDQASTRLNEARRLMERGRSGSMDHESIGEVRRALDGMTHDATEGHRLLHTAYERDGAIGPIQTLDSFSRSHRATWSSLRDRLPVQLTDISDKVSSVFEAMDQEVAPLKSLLPRAPGTERGTPPTGSAPEDRGSSPADREAPESSAAPDDSASTSTSPEPSGSDSDPAEGLLDGGTDGLLEDLPTDGTTPSSPGGTSGTTPSPDVTLPPLLPGLLPGLGIDSEDVEP; the protein is encoded by the coding sequence GTGATCGCAAACGTTTCGGCACACCGGCGGGCGAACGCCTTCGCCCAGGCCCTGGAGGAGCAGTCCCCCAAGGGTGCGGCGGCCGTGCAGCCCGAGGACCCGGCCGAACCGGCCGACCACGGACCGCTGTTGGCCCTGGCGAACGGCCTCGGCGAGCTACCGGAGCCGGAATTCGATCCCGAGGTCAAAGTGGTGCAGCGAGCCCAGCTCGTCGCGGCCATGGAGACCATGTTCGCCGAAGGTGGTGCGTCCACGGGCCCTACCGTGCCCGAACAACGGAGCAAGGGAGCCCACCGGGCGTCCCCGATCCGGAGGCTCCGTCCCCGCTCCCGCTGGGCGAAGGGCCTCACCGCGGGCGGGCTCACGGTCGGTGTGGCCGCGGGAGCGTTCGGCGGAGTGGCCGCTGCCAGTTCCGACGCCCTGCCGGGTGACTCCCTCTACCCGCTCAAGCGGGGCATGGAGGACATCAGCCGCGGCATGGCCAGCAACGACGCCGACCGGGGCGAGGCCTACCTCGACCAGGCGTCGACCCGTCTCAACGAAGCCCGCCGGCTGATGGAACGAGGCCGCTCGGGCTCGATGGACCACGAGTCGATCGGTGAGGTCAGACGCGCCCTCGACGGCATGACGCACGACGCCACCGAGGGCCACCGCCTGCTCCACACCGCGTACGAGCGCGACGGCGCCATCGGACCCATCCAGACGCTGGACTCCTTCTCCCGCTCGCACCGCGCGACCTGGAGCAGCCTCCGCGACCGGCTGCCCGTCCAGCTGACCGACATCAGCGACAAGGTCAGCTCCGTCTTCGAGGCCATGGACCAGGAAGTCGCCCCCCTGAAGTCCCTGCTGCCCCGCGCACCGGGTACGGAGAGGGGCACACCGCCCACCGGCTCCGCACCGGAGGACCGCGGTTCGTCCCCCGCGGACCGCGAGGCTCCCGAGTCCTCCGCGGCCCCGGACGACAGCGCGTCCACGAGCACCTCCCCGGAGCCCTCCGGCTCCGACAGCGACCCGGCCGAAGGGCTGCTCGACGGCGGCACGGACGGCCTCCTGGAAGACCTCCCGACGGACGGCACCACCCCGTCGTCACCGGGCGGCACATCCGGCACCACCCCCTCGCCGGACGTCACCCTGCCGCCGCTCCTCCCGGGCCTGCTGCCTGGACTGGGCATCGACAGCGAGGACGTCGAGCCGTAG